Genomic DNA from Mycobacteriales bacterium:
GCCGCCCGCCGCTAGGCTGAGGCGACCCACCCGCTGACGTCTGGAGCCTCGCGCCGTGCTCACCCGCATCGACCTGCGCGGGCGTCGCGGCGGCGACGTACAGGCCCTGCTGCCACGCGCGATCCTCGACGTCGCCGCGGCGGTCGAGCAGGTCCGGCCGGTCGTGCAGGACGTGCGCGACCGCGGGGCGCAGGCCGTCCGCGAGGCCACCCAGCGCTTCGACGGCGTGGAGCCCGAGCACCTGCGGGTGCCCGCCGCGGCGCTCGCGCGGGCGCTCGAGCAGCTCGATCCCGCGGTCCGCGCCGCGCTCGAGGAGGCCGGCCGCCGCGCGCGGACCGTGGCCGTCGCCCAGCTGCGCGCTGATGAGGTCGTGCAGGTCGTGGACGGCGCCACGGTGACCGAGCGCTGGGTGCCGGTCGGCCGGGTCGGGCTCTACGTCCCGGGCGGTCGCGTCGCCTATCCCAGCAGCGTGGTCATGAACGTCGTCCCGGCGCTGGTCGCCGGGGTCGGGAGCCTGGCCGTGGCCAGCCCGCCGCAGGCCGACGGCCTGCCGCACCCGGTCGTGCTCGCCGCCTGCGCCTTGCTCGAGGTCGACGAGGTGTGGGCCGTGGGCGGGGCCCAGGCGGTGGCGATGTTCGCCTACGGCATCGAGGGCTGCGCGCCGGTCGACGTGGTGACCGGCCCCGGCAACGTCTACGTCGCGGCGGCCAAGCGTCTCGTGCAGGGCCGCTGCGGCATCGACTCCGAGGCCGGACCGACCGAGATCGCCATCCTGGCCGACGAGACCGCGGTGCCGGCGTACGTCGCGGCCGACCTGATCGCCCAGGCCGAGCACGACCCGCTGGCCGCCTGCCTGCTCGTCACGCCGAGCGAGGCGCTGCTGGATGCCGTCGACGTCGAGCTGCGCAGGCAGGTGCCGGCGACGCGCCACCGTGAGCGGGTCGAGACGGCGCTGGCCGGACAGT
This window encodes:
- the hisD gene encoding histidinol dehydrogenase, which gives rise to MLTRIDLRGRRGGDVQALLPRAILDVAAAVEQVRPVVQDVRDRGAQAVREATQRFDGVEPEHLRVPAAALARALEQLDPAVRAALEEAGRRARTVAVAQLRADEVVQVVDGATVTERWVPVGRVGLYVPGGRVAYPSSVVMNVVPALVAGVGSLAVASPPQADGLPHPVVLAACALLEVDEVWAVGGAQAVAMFAYGIEGCAPVDVVTGPGNVYVAAAKRLVQGRCGIDSEAGPTEIAILADETAVPAYVAADLIAQAEHDPLAACLLVTPSEALLDAVDVELRRQVPATRHRERVETALAGQSAHVLVDDLDHGLQVVDGWAAEHLEVLTADAPERARRVRNAGAVFVGNSTPVSLGDYLAGSNHVLPTGGTARFSAGLSTQSFLKRMSLVQYSREALADVAPHVAALGGSEDLLAHVEAVQVRVR